TCGTCATCAATACGAGCGACGACGACCTGACCATTACGTACGTCCTGAGTTTTATGCACAGCCAGCAAGTCGCCATCCATAATGCCGATATCTTTCATCGACATCCCGCTGACGCGCAGCAGGAAATCCGCATTCGGTTTGAACAAGGAAGGATCAACCTGATAATGACCTTCAATGTGCTGCTGCGCCAGAAGCGGTTCACCGGCAGCCACACGACCTACCAGTGGCAACCCATCTTCCTCTTCCTGTAACAGACGAATCCCGCGTGATGCGCCGGAAACAATTTCAATAACGCCTTTGCGTGCCAGCGCTTTCAGATGTTCTTCAGCCGCGTTTGGGGAACGGAACCCCAAACGCTGCGCGATTTCCGCACGCGTCGGCGGCATACCTGTCTGGCTGATGTGATCACGGATGAGATCAAACACCTCTTGCTGCCTGGCCGTTAACGCTTTCATTCCGCCCCCTGGGTGTATATACAGTTATGCTGTGAGTATATACAGCAAAAGGCGATTTTGGAACCATAAACTGCACAATAAACCAGAGATTTATCGAATTCTGGAAGGGTTATCCAAAATGCGACCATAACAGGATGCACCAGGTAATCACGGCGACGATAATCGCGATCAGTACCGCAGCGGACCCCATATCTTTAGCGCGTCCGGAAAGCTCATGGTATTCAGAGCCAATTCGGTCAACCACGGCTTCAATGGCACTATTGAGAATTTCCACAATCATCACCAGCATGACGGAGCTGATAAGCAGCACGCGAGTAATCGCGTCCACATCCAGCCAGCAGGCGATGACCACCGCCAACAATACCGCTACGCCTTCCTGACGGAATGCCGCTTCGTTGATCCATGCCGCGCGTAACCCCTTCCAGGAATAGCCAGCAGCTTTGATAATTCGAGTGAGTCCAGTGGTATTATTGGCCATTGAAAGAACCTTTTTACATTATGAGCGTCAATATCAGTGTACCGTTAAATCCGATGATTCGGGTTTGCGTAACGCCGCGCGAAACATGAGCGGATACCACAGAATTTCCCATGAGTTTCTGCTATCCTTGCCGCGCATTTGCATTATTAACCAGAGGCTTTACATCGTTTATGTCCGGCTGGCCACGAATTTACTACAAATTACTGAATTTACCATTAAGCATCCTGGTAAAAAGCAAGTCTATTCCGGCAGATCCTGCCCCGGAACTGGGACTGGATACCTCTCGTCCAATTATGTACGTTTTACCGTACAACTCGAAAGCAGATTTGCTGACGTTGCGCGCCCAGTGTCTGGCACATGACCTGCCTGACCCCTTAGAGCCGCTGGAGATTGACGGCACGCTACTGCCGCGCTATGTGTTCATTCACGGCGGGCCGCGTGTTTTCACCTATTACACACCGAAAGAAGAGTCCATTAAGCTGTTCCACGACTATCTTGATTTGCATCGTAGCAATCCAAATCTGGATGTGCAGATGGTGCCAGTATCGGTGATGTTCGGTCGCGCGCCTGGGCGGGAAAAAGGTGAAGTGAACCCACCGCTGCGTATGCTTAACGGCGTACAGAAATTTTTCGCCGTACTGTGGCTCGGTCGCGACAGTTTTGTGCGTTTCTCGCCGTCAGTTTCTCTGCGCCGCATGGCCGATGAACACGGCACGGATAAAACTATCGCCCAGAAACTAGCGCGCGTGGCACGTATGCACTTTGCTCGTCAGCGTCTGGCTGCCGTTGGTCCACGTCTTCCTGCCCGTCAGGATCTGTTTAATAAGCTGCTCGCCTCCCGCGCCATTGCCAAAGCGGTAGAAGATGAAGCGCGCAGCAAAAAAATCTCCCATGAAAAAGCGCAGCAGAACGCCATTGCACTGATGGAAGAGATTGCGGCGAATTTCTCTTACGAGATGATTCGCCTGACTGACCGTATTCTGGGCTTCACCTGGAACCGACTTTATCAGGGCATTAACGTCCATAACGCTGAGCGCGTTCGCCAGCTGGCTCATGACGGTCATGAGCTGGTATATGTGCCTTGCCACCGCAGTCACATGGACTACCTGCTGCTTTCTTACGTGCTCTATCACCAGGGGCTGGTGCCACCGCATATCGCCGCCGGGATCAACCTGAACTTCTGGCCTGCCGGGCCGATTTTCCGCCGTCTGGGTGCGTTCTTCATTCGCCGTACGTTTAAAGGCAATAAACTCTACTCCACCGTTTTCCGTGAGTATCTCGGCGAACTGTTCAGCCGTGGTTATTCCGTCGAGTACTTTGTGGAAGGCGGTCGTTCCCGTACGGGGCGTTTGCTGGATCCGAAAACCGGTACGCTGTCGATGACCATTCAGGCGATGCTGCGTGGCGGCACGCGTCCGATTACGCTGATTCCGATCTACATCGGTTATGAGCACGTCATGGAAGTGGGTACTTACGCCAAAGAACTGCGCGGTGCAACGAAAGAGAAAGAGAGCCTGCCGCAGATGCTGCGCGGTTTAAGCAAGCTGCGTAATCTCGGTCAGGGTTACGTCAACTTCGGTGAACCAATGCCGTTGATGACCTACCTTAACCAGCACGTACCAGACTGGCGTGAATCTATCGATCCCATCGAAGCGGTGCGTCCGGCCTGGCTAACGCCGACGGTCAATAATATTGCTGCCGATCTGATGGTACGCATTAACAACGCAGGTGCGGCTAACGCCATGAACCTGTGCTGCACTGCACTTCTGGCGTCACGTCAGCGCTCACTCACTCGCGAGCAGTTAACCGAGCAACTCAACTGCTACCTGGATCTGATGCGCAATGTACCTTACTCCACGGACTCTACCGTTCCTTCAGCCAGCGCCAGCGAGCTTATCGATCACGCGCTGCAAATGAACAAGTTTGAAGTCGAGAAAGACACTATCGGCGACATCATCATTCTGCCGCGCGAACAAGCAGTGTTGATGACCTACTATCGCAATAACATTGCGCATATGTTGGTGCTGCCTTCGTTGATGGCGGCAATTGTCACCCAGCATCGCCACATCTCCCGTGACGTATTGATGGAGCACGTCAATGTGCTTTACCCCATGCTGAAAGCGGAGCTGTTCCTGCGTTGGGATCGCGACGAGTTGCCGGGCGTTATTGATGCGCTGGCAAATGAGATGCAGCGCCAGGGACTGATTACCCTGCAAGATGATGAGTTGCATATCAACCCGGCGCATTCTCGCACGCTACAGCTGCTGGCCGCAGGCGCGCGCGAAACGCTGCAACGTTATGCCATCACCTTCTGGCTGTTGAGCGCCAACCCGTCGATCAACCGCGGTACGCTGGAAAAAGAGAGCCGCACCGTCGCGCAACGTCTCTCCGTGCTGCACGGTATCAACGCGCCGGAGTTCTTCGACAAGGCGGTGTTCAGTTCTCTGGTGCTGACACTGCGTGATGAAGGATATATCAGCGATAGCGGCGACGCCGAACCTGCAGAAACGATGAAGGTGTATCAGTTGTTGGCGGAGTTGATTACATCAGACGTGCGTTTGACGATTGAGAGTGCGACGCAGGGCGAAGGGTAATCAGTGAGAATTGCCGGATGCGGCGCAAACGCCTTATTCGGCCTACCATGATCTGCAAATTCAATAAATTGCGATATGTTGTGTAGGCCTGAGAAGCGCAGCGCATCAGGCAGCCCAGAAGAAAGCCGGATGATCATCCGGCTTTTTTACATCATCAGAAATGCCAGTAACTCATTGCCAGCCCTAAAAACAGTACCAGACCAACATAGTTATTATTCATAAATGCCTTAAAGCAGGCTTCTCGCTCACGGTTGGCAATCAGTTTTTGTTGATAAACAAACAGCGCGCCAGCCACCAGAATTGACCAGTAATATCCCCAGCCTAAGCCATTTAACTCACCGATGATCGCCATCAGCGCCAGTACGCCAATCTGCAAAATACCAATAATCAATTTATCGTATTGGCCGAACAGGATTGCGGTGGATTTAATGCCAATCTTCACATCATCATCGCGGTCAACCATCGCATACTGCGTGTCGTAAGCCACCGCCCAGAGAATATTGGCGAGGAACATTAACCAGCAACTCAACGGCACCGACTCACTCACAGCGGCAAAAGCCATTGGAATCGACCAGCCAAACGCCGCCCCCAGCACCACTTGCGGTAGATGGGTATACCGCTTCATAAACGGGTACACCCACGCCAGCGCCAGCGCGGCAATCGACAACAGAATGGTCATCGTATTCAGCGTCAGCACCAGTAAAAACGAAATCAGTACCAGCACGACAAACAGCGCACGCGCCTCTTTCTCCGTTACCGCGCCGCTGGGAAGTGGTCGGTTCGCCGTACGCTTAACATGACCATCAAACTTGCGGTCAGCATAATCATTCACCACACAACCAGCAGCGCGCATCAGCCAGACACCCGCGACAAACACCGCCAGGATCCAGAGCTGGGGAACGCCCGGTGTCGCCACCCACAACGCCCATAATGTTGGCCAGAGCAGCAGTAACGCGCCAATTGGCTTATCCGTACGCATTAAGCGATGAAACGCCAGCAGCTTATTCTGCGTCAGACTCCACTCCATATTTTTTTCCTCTTAGTACAACGGTGACGCCGGTAAAAACAGTTCGGTTAGCAACAGCGGTTTACCGCTTAATCGCAGGCGGGAACGTCGCCCCCACAGTCCGGCATCACGGCCTATCTCAATAAAGTCCCGGGTTAATGTCGATGATGTGAACAGATAGCGTCCTAACGGCGTTTTACCCAATTTTTGTAACGCCAGCTCCGGCCCGCTTAACGTTGACTCAGGAACGACGGTACGACCGGCAAGCCACGGTTCACCATCGGCACATAACAAAATTTCACGTAACCAGTAACGGGACTCTTTCGGCAACAATGGCAGTTCTTCGTGGATTTCATTCTGCCCGACAAACCCTTCGCGGATCATCGTCACGCTCACTGTTTTTCCCTGCTGCTCAAAACGTTTCGTCATGGAATCTTCCAGCAACAACCAGTCGAGCAGTTGCGGATCCAGGGAAGGGATCTCTGTAAAATAGCGCAGCGCACGCAGTTGCGTTAACGCGGGGTGTGACATGCCGAACTCTCCGTTACATAACGTAAAGGCATTGTATCGCAGAAAAGTGTTTACGGGAGATGTATAGCAAATTAAGTGATCTAATGCGCAACAAAAACGCAACAATCGCATGAAGTGATAAAACGCTGTTGAACCTTACGCTTGCCGATGCCCGTGCTGGCAAGAGCAACCATAGGGGCATCACCGCCCGGGATGCCCGGAATGGTGATGTTTTCCTTTACTTACACACCTTTATTCTTTTTATGGATAGCTCGCCAACTTGCAGTAAAAATTGGGAAAAGCGCATGTTCATCATGAGATGTGGAGCCGAAAAGTGTTTCCGGAGTAATATTAACAGGCAGCATTTCATGTCTGGATTTAAAGATATAGGGGGAATTCCAATGGGTATCTTTTGTAGGATTCAACATATCATGTAAGCGCTGGGAGCTTACCACCATAACTGGCCCATCATCGACAGAGGAGAACAGGATAAAGATATTGTCGTTTTGTGTTAATTGCTTGGCGTTAAATGTTCTTAAATAATCGTCAACTTCTTTAAATACAGGTGATATATTATCACTGCGTATCCACTCTTTATAAAGATACCAGGCATTTTCTCTGATAATCTCATCCGATGATCGTAGAGCCTGATCGATAAGTTGGATAAAAAAATTATTATTTTGATCAATCAACCATTTATTCACACGAAATCTATTAATGAAAGTATTCATCTGTGTGACATCAAATTTCACCTTACTAAAACGATGTTGACGCATAAAGATATCGAACTTATCATCTTCATCATGATATAAATAGCTACGTATAATTGGATTGCTCACATAAGGATAATGACTAAATGTGTTTTTCATATTCTCAATAAAGTTTTTATTAACAATATTAAGAATTTTTAATTGTATCACCAGTTTGACTGCCAGAACGGATTTTAATTTCACTGCATTATCAGGCAACGTATTAATCATTTGGATAATGCCATTGATATAACCATCAAGATCTTCATTACCAAATATATCTGAGTAATCAATCGTTAATGCCAATTTCTCTGTAATGCAGTCTTTAAAATTCCCTGTCGACATTCGCACATGATCAAACATAACAGCTGTCAGATTCGATTTAATAAATGATATTTCTTTGGTAGAAAGAAATTCTGCTCTGGTGAAGTGCGAAGCATAAAGATAACAATTATCGAAGTTTGAATTTTTAATCTGACATTCGCGAAAATTACTATGACCAAGTTGACTCTGCGAGAAGTCAACTGTATCAAGAATATTTTGGCTAAAATCAACACATTCGCCACTCGTTTTGAGAAAAATCACATTGTGTAAACGTCGACATTTAAATATGACATTATTAACTGTTGCCTTAGTAAAATTGCAATTCTCAATTTCTTTACATTCGAAAGTTGCATGTTGTAGATTTGACGATAAAAAAGATACCTCCGAAATAACGTCACCTTTAAAATGGCAACTTGTTAAATCCAAATCAGACAGGTCGATATACCCCTGCGCATCTTTATCCATCAGAAAATCACAAGCACATTCTATTTTTTCATTTCTATAAAATTTTACGCTTATAATATCATTACTGATTGAGACTTCACGAAACATATTTATTGAATGATTTTTTTCGTTCCGTTGTTTTATATTTAAAAATATATTGCTGATATAAATAAAATTTTCTCGATTTAACCCTGGTACCCCATTGAAATTACGTAGTAAATCAAGATCTAATTTATTATTTCCTTGCACCACATCATGTTTCATCAAAGAGTTATTGCCGCCAGAATTTGTGATATGACCTATCATAAAACCTCTGTATTACAGAAATAAAATAACCTGGAAAAGTAGCCTGAGCGTCCAGACACTACCGGGGATAGGAAAAGAATCTCTGATATGGCATTGAGATAATGCACATTCTTAGTGAAGAAGAAGCGAAGTACTATAAAAAATCGCTCATATCCCAGGAAATAAGCATAAAAAAAGGTGCGCCAGGAGACGCACCAGTTGTTGCAAAATCAGCACTGTGGGGCGTAATTACCCCTTGCCTTTTACACTGCTGATAAAGGTGGAACGGGCAGATGTCGACCCCAGGCGTTCAGCTTCATCAAGCAGTTTTAACGCCTTATCAACATCACCTTTCGCGACAGCGTTTTTGATCGCGGTATTAAAATAACTTTCCGTGTCGTTGAGCATCGGCTCGCTTTTCTTCACTGGTGCCGGAGCGGGTGCAGCCACAGCTGGTGCCGCCGTGTTGCCTACCGTAACCGGAGCTGGAGCGGAAGAACCAAATAGCGGCCCCACCAACACGCTGGAACTGGAGTTCGTTTTGACTTTCAGTTTCAGTAAGCCATCGGTGGTATGACGAGCAACCGGGTCAGGAATATCCGGGATCGAGTTACCGACGCCTTTGGCATAGGCTTTAGCCGGGTCGAGCAGTTGGGTCGTCTGCTGGAGATCTTTTTCTGTGGTAAAGACCAGAACATAAAGTTTTTGCTGCCCCAACGCCGGTGTCAGGCGCATAACACCTTCCAGCCGATCTGCACTCATCACGCCTGGTTCCTGGTAGGTGAAATAACTGCTGGGGAAGAAGGCTGATGGGGTCATGTTCTGATCAAGAATCAGCACGTTCGGCGCAAATACGCTGGTTTGTTTGTTCACTTCGCTGGTCAGCGTTAGTGTCAGTTCGCCAATGTTTGCCGGGACGCTGTACGCAGCAACCGGACCACTGATGCCGGGGACGTTCAGTTGTTGGCCGCCGGTCGCCAGTTGGGTGGTCTGGGTTTTCGATTGATCGACCGGTGTCCAGGTGAGTTGTTGCAGCGCGGCAGATGGAATGGCTGGCGCGTCGCTGGTGTTTTGCGGTACGTAGTTAACATCGGCAAGGCTGATTCCAGGCGCGCTTGCCAGCAACCCTGCTGATAAACAGAGGGCGATGAGACTTTTATTCATTTTCATTGTTTTCACCTCAAAATCTGGAGTTCAGCGGTAGCCAGGCAATAGCGCGCCAAACCCGATAATCAGAGGGGCTTTCGCCCCTTTCAGATAATGACAACCTGTTTTTATGCCGGATGCGGCGCGAACGCCTTATCCGGCCTACATTTGACAGCCGTTGTAGGCCTGATAAGACGCGCAAGCGTCGCATCAGGCGCTGATTGCCGGATGCGGCGCGAACGCCTTATCCGGCCCAGGTTTTGCTATTACCACCAGATTTCCATCTGAGCACCGAAGGTCCACTCGTCGCTGTCGCCACGTCCGAAGCTGCCGCCGTTGAAATCAGCTGGAACAGCTTTGCCGTAGTATGGGTTGGTTGAAGAGCTACCGTTGTAGTCATAACCCCATTTCTCATCCCACTTGGCGTAGGTTGCGAAGACACGAATAGCCGGGCGTGACCAGATGCTGTCGCCAGCCTGCCATTGTTGCGCGAGGGTAATTTTGTACTGATTGTTCTTGTCACCAGTGCGCTGGGATTCGACGTTGTCGTAGCCGATTTCCATCACGGTGCTCATGATTGGCGTCCACTTGTACATCGGGCGAATACCAACGGTCCACCATTTGGTGCCGTTGTCGTTATCCCAGTTGATATCCTGGTACATACCCACGTACATCATGTCCCAGTTGTCGCCCATGGAGATCGCACCATGGTCGAGGATACGAAGCATGTGACCGTTGTTATTGATATTGTAGGCAAATTTTTCGTTATCAAACGCAACGCCAGAACCCTGCGACAGACCTTTACCCTGTGAGGTCATCGAGTCAGTAGCGTACTGAACAACAAACTTGTTAAAGCCCTTCAGGACACTCTGAGTATGTTCTGCAGTGAATAACCAGCCATCTTTCGATGCACCATCAACCAGACGATAGTTATCACGCAGGTTGGCACGACCGTAGTCGACGCCCAGCTCTAACGTGCCGCCCGGGTTGATTTCCATCTGCGCTAAACGTACGTCGAAAACGTCGTTCGCGGTTTCGTTGGTATAGTCATAAATATTATTGCTGGCGAAAGAGGAAGAACCACCAGCTTCAGAGGAGCGGGTTGCTGCCAGAGAGAGTTTACCAAAGCCAACATCGATGTTTTCCAGACCGGCACCAGGACCAGAAATATCCCAGTAGTAGAAGTCGATCATATGAACGTCATGACGTTGGTAGAAACGCTTACCTGCCCAGATGGTGGAGCCTGGCAGCCATTCAATCAGGTTTTTACCCTGCACGTTTGCTTCACGGAAGGCTGGATCGGTAGCTTCCCAGTCATTTTGTTGTGCGACGGAATAGGCCACGTTAGTGTCGAAATAAAAGCTCTTATCGCCCTCTTTCCACACTTCCTGACCCAATTTTAATTCAGCATAAGTTTCACATTCGTTGCCAAGACGGTATTTACTTTGAGCACCGGTAGTCTGGAAACACTGTTGTTCGCCGCCGCTACCTGTCCAGCCAATACCGGAACGTGCATAGCCGTGGAAATCAACAGCCATTGCCTGAGCAGACATTACGCCCGCTGCGACGGCAACCGCCAGAGGAAGTTTGCGCAGAGTAATCATCATTCTATCTCCTGAGTCATTGCTTTTCTTTTTTCACATCACCTGTGACAGGCTTTGTGTGTTTTGTGGGGTGCTTAAACGCCCGGCTCCTTATGCAGTCGACGACATGCAGTGCCATCCTCACGGAACAGATGGCAACGCTCTGGCGGCAGACCGATAGCGAATGTGGCACCTTCTTCTACCAACACCACGTCGTTCTGGCGGTACACCAGGTTTTGACGAATGGAAGGGATCTGGATATGGATTTGAGTTTCGTTGCCGAGCTGCTCGACGACCTGAACTTCACCCTCAAGGATGACGTCAGCGATATCACTCGGCAGTAGATGTTCCGGGCGAATACCCAGCGACATATTGGCTCCAACCTGGACATCACGGCTTTCAACCGGCAGCCAGACTTGCTGACGATTCGGCATCGGCAGTTCCACCTGCACTTGATCGATTGCGGTGGCGGTCACTTTTACCGGCAGGAAGTTCATCTTTGGCGAACCGATGAATCCGGCGACAAAGCGGTCTGCCGGATAGTGGTACAGCTCCAGCGGTTTCCCAACCTGCGCCACGCGACCGGCGTCCAGCACCACGATTTTGTCGGCCAGCGTCATCGCTTCGACCTGATCGTGGGTGACGTAAATCATCGTGCGGCCCAGGCGTTTATGCAGGCGGGAGATTTCGATACGCATTTGCACACGCAGTGCGGCATCAAGGTTGGAGAGCGGTTCATCGAGCAAAAATACGCTTGGCTCGGCCACCAGCGTACGGCCAATCGCCACACGCTGACGCTGACCACCAGAGAGCGCTTTCGGTTTGCGATCCAGCAAATGCGCCAGTTGCAGCACTTCCGCCACCTGGTTGACGCGTTGGTTAATCACCTCTTTTTTTGCGCCTGCCAGTTTCAGGCCAAATGACATGTTTTCTGCTACTGACAGGTGGGGATAGAGCGCGTAAGACTGGAACACCATACCAACGCCGCGTTCTGCTGGCGGTGTGTCATTCATCCGTTTCTCACCGATGAACAGGTCGCCGCTGGTGATCGTCTCAAGCCCGGCAATCATGCGCAGTAAAGTCGATTTTCCGCAGCCAGACGGCCCGACAAACACCACGAATTCACCTTCATGGATGTCGAGATTGATATCTTTCGATACCACGACCTCGCCCCAGGCTTTCGTTACATTTTGCAGCTGTACGCTCGCCATGCCCTTCTCCCTTTGTTACAACCTGTCATCGACAGCAACATTCATGATGGGCTGACTATGCGTCATCAGAAGATGGCTTAAATCCTCCACCCCCTGGCTTTTTTATGGGGGAGGAGGCGGGAGGATGAGAACGCGGCTTCTGTGAACTAAACCGAGACCATGTAAGGAATTTCGTGAAGTTGCTTGCAAAAATCGTGGCGATTTTATGTGCGCATCTCCACATTACCGCCAATTCTGTAACAGAGATCACACAAAGCAACGGAGGGGCGTAGGGGCAAGGAGGATGGAAAGAGGTTGCCGTATAAAGAAACTAGAGTCCGTTTAGGTGTTTTCACGAGCACTTCACCAACAAGGACCATAGATTATGAAAATAAAAACAGGTGCACGCATCCTCGCATTATCCGCATTAACGACGATGATGTTTTCCGCCTCGGCTCTCGCCAAAATCGAAGAAGGTAAACTGGTAATCTGGATTAACGGCGACAAAGGCTACAACGGCCTCGCTGAAGTCGGTAAGAAATTCGAGAA
The nucleotide sequence above comes from Escherichia coli. Encoded proteins:
- the lexA gene encoding transcriptional repressor LexA, which translates into the protein MKALTARQQEVFDLIRDHISQTGMPPTRAEIAQRLGFRSPNAAEEHLKALARKGVIEIVSGASRGIRLLQEEEDGLPLVGRVAAGEPLLAQQHIEGHYQVDPSLFKPNADFLLRVSGMSMKDIGIMDGDLLAVHKTQDVRNGQVVVARIDDEVTVKRLKKQGNKVELLPENSEFKPIVVDLRQQSFTIEGLAVGVIRNGDWL
- the dgkA gene encoding diacylglycerol kinase, which codes for MANNTTGLTRIIKAAGYSWKGLRAAWINEAAFRQEGVAVLLAVVIACWLDVDAITRVLLISSVMLVMIVEILNSAIEAVVDRIGSEYHELSGRAKDMGSAAVLIAIIVAVITWCILLWSHFG
- the plsB gene encoding glycerol-3-phosphate 1-O-acyltransferase PlsB, which produces MSGWPRIYYKLLNLPLSILVKSKSIPADPAPELGLDTSRPIMYVLPYNSKADLLTLRAQCLAHDLPDPLEPLEIDGTLLPRYVFIHGGPRVFTYYTPKEESIKLFHDYLDLHRSNPNLDVQMVPVSVMFGRAPGREKGEVNPPLRMLNGVQKFFAVLWLGRDSFVRFSPSVSLRRMADEHGTDKTIAQKLARVARMHFARQRLAAVGPRLPARQDLFNKLLASRAIAKAVEDEARSKKISHEKAQQNAIALMEEIAANFSYEMIRLTDRILGFTWNRLYQGINVHNAERVRQLAHDGHELVYVPCHRSHMDYLLLSYVLYHQGLVPPHIAAGINLNFWPAGPIFRRLGAFFIRRTFKGNKLYSTVFREYLGELFSRGYSVEYFVEGGRSRTGRLLDPKTGTLSMTIQAMLRGGTRPITLIPIYIGYEHVMEVGTYAKELRGATKEKESLPQMLRGLSKLRNLGQGYVNFGEPMPLMTYLNQHVPDWRESIDPIEAVRPAWLTPTVNNIAADLMVRINNAGAANAMNLCCTALLASRQRSLTREQLTEQLNCYLDLMRNVPYSTDSTVPSASASELIDHALQMNKFEVEKDTIGDIIILPREQAVLMTYYRNNIAHMLVLPSLMAAIVTQHRHISRDVLMEHVNVLYPMLKAELFLRWDRDELPGVIDALANEMQRQGLITLQDDELHINPAHSRTLQLLAAGARETLQRYAITFWLLSANPSINRGTLEKESRTVAQRLSVLHGINAPEFFDKAVFSSLVLTLRDEGYISDSGDAEPAETMKVYQLLAELITSDVRLTIESATQGEG
- the ubiA gene encoding 4-hydroxybenzoate octaprenyltransferase, with amino-acid sequence MEWSLTQNKLLAFHRLMRTDKPIGALLLLWPTLWALWVATPGVPQLWILAVFVAGVWLMRAAGCVVNDYADRKFDGHVKRTANRPLPSGAVTEKEARALFVVLVLISFLLVLTLNTMTILLSIAALALAWVYPFMKRYTHLPQVVLGAAFGWSIPMAFAAVSESVPLSCWLMFLANILWAVAYDTQYAMVDRDDDVKIGIKSTAILFGQYDKLIIGILQIGVLALMAIIGELNGLGWGYYWSILVAGALFVYQQKLIANREREACFKAFMNNNYVGLVLFLGLAMSYWHF
- the ubiC gene encoding chorismate lyase; this translates as MSHPALTQLRALRYFTEIPSLDPQLLDWLLLEDSMTKRFEQQGKTVSVTMIREGFVGQNEIHEELPLLPKESRYWLREILLCADGEPWLAGRTVVPESTLSGPELALQKLGKTPLGRYLFTSSTLTRDFIEIGRDAGLWGRRSRLRLSGKPLLLTELFLPASPLY
- a CDS encoding SopA family protein; amino-acid sequence: MIGHITNSGGNNSLMKHDVVQGNNKLDLDLLRNFNGVPGLNRENFIYISNIFLNIKQRNEKNHSINMFREVSISNDIISVKFYRNEKIECACDFLMDKDAQGYIDLSDLDLTSCHFKGDVISEVSFLSSNLQHATFECKEIENCNFTKATVNNVIFKCRRLHNVIFLKTSGECVDFSQNILDTVDFSQSQLGHSNFRECQIKNSNFDNCYLYASHFTRAEFLSTKEISFIKSNLTAVMFDHVRMSTGNFKDCITEKLALTIDYSDIFGNEDLDGYINGIIQMINTLPDNAVKLKSVLAVKLVIQLKILNIVNKNFIENMKNTFSHYPYVSNPIIRSYLYHDEDDKFDIFMRQHRFSKVKFDVTQMNTFINRFRVNKWLIDQNNNFFIQLIDQALRSSDEIIRENAWYLYKEWIRSDNISPVFKEVDDYLRTFNAKQLTQNDNIFILFSSVDDGPVMVVSSQRLHDMLNPTKDTHWNSPYIFKSRHEMLPVNITPETLFGSTSHDEHALFPIFTASWRAIHKKNKGV
- the malM gene encoding maltose operon protein MalM, which codes for MKMNKSLIALCLSAGLLASAPGISLADVNYVPQNTSDAPAIPSAALQQLTWTPVDQSKTQTTQLATGGQQLNVPGISGPVAAYSVPANIGELTLTLTSEVNKQTSVFAPNVLILDQNMTPSAFFPSSYFTYQEPGVMSADRLEGVMRLTPALGQQKLYVLVFTTEKDLQQTTQLLDPAKAYAKGVGNSIPDIPDPVARHTTDGLLKLKVKTNSSSSVLVGPLFGSSAPAPVTVGNTAAPAVAAPAPAPVKKSEPMLNDTESYFNTAIKNAVAKGDVDKALKLLDEAERLGSTSARSTFISSVKGKG
- the lamB gene encoding maltoporin LamB — translated: MMITLRKLPLAVAVAAGVMSAQAMAVDFHGYARSGIGWTGSGGEQQCFQTTGAQSKYRLGNECETYAELKLGQEVWKEGDKSFYFDTNVAYSVAQQNDWEATDPAFREANVQGKNLIEWLPGSTIWAGKRFYQRHDVHMIDFYYWDISGPGAGLENIDVGFGKLSLAATRSSEAGGSSSFASNNIYDYTNETANDVFDVRLAQMEINPGGTLELGVDYGRANLRDNYRLVDGASKDGWLFTAEHTQSVLKGFNKFVVQYATDSMTSQGKGLSQGSGVAFDNEKFAYNINNNGHMLRILDHGAISMGDNWDMMYVGMYQDINWDNDNGTKWWTVGIRPMYKWTPIMSTVMEIGYDNVESQRTGDKNNQYKITLAQQWQAGDSIWSRPAIRVFATYAKWDEKWGYDYNGSSSTNPYYGKAVPADFNGGSFGRGDSDEWTFGAQMEIWW
- the malK gene encoding maltose/maltodextrin ABC transporter ATP-binding protein MalK; translation: MASVQLQNVTKAWGEVVVSKDINLDIHEGEFVVFVGPSGCGKSTLLRMIAGLETITSGDLFIGEKRMNDTPPAERGVGMVFQSYALYPHLSVAENMSFGLKLAGAKKEVINQRVNQVAEVLQLAHLLDRKPKALSGGQRQRVAIGRTLVAEPSVFLLDEPLSNLDAALRVQMRIEISRLHKRLGRTMIYVTHDQVEAMTLADKIVVLDAGRVAQVGKPLELYHYPADRFVAGFIGSPKMNFLPVKVTATAIDQVQVELPMPNRQQVWLPVESRDVQVGANMSLGIRPEHLLPSDIADVILEGEVQVVEQLGNETQIHIQIPSIRQNLVYRQNDVVLVEEGATFAIGLPPERCHLFREDGTACRRLHKEPGV